Below is a genomic region from Medicago truncatula cultivar Jemalong A17 chromosome 3, MtrunA17r5.0-ANR, whole genome shotgun sequence.
AAATCGTTTTTctcattcctttttatttaaataaatgattttcacatttatttagtttttactCAAGTGAATTCGTCGTCTTAGTGTAACCTTGTTTTGTTCCTCGTCTTTGTGGGACGTTGTATGTCTTTTCCGTCTAACTTAGGTGTTTGTTTTGTTCAAATTGTCATAACAGCTTCGATGCAGTGCAAATCAAATCAATAACTTTGATGTCGTCATATTGTAGATCCGAATACATGACTATTCCAAAGACTTGAATACGGTCATATTTGTTGGCTTACATGCATTGTCGTTTTAtgacatggatgttgtgagtttgttcgcatattcatttatttttgtttttagcaaatttATATTGTATCAATACACTccatcaatttgaatgaataaatatcgttcatttttagtcaatttttattattcatacgcctaaaaaataatttgaattttgttttttacaaaagaaaaaacaatttgaattaattaagctttttatttcttcattttatGATTTAAACAACTTACAATGCACATTTCTCCAAGTAAAGTGCAAAAACCTAGAATGAacgaattttatttatttcttgcaCTTTACTTGGAGTATTATATATCCCACACTTTTTTCTTTATCCGACCTATTAACTTGAAAGAAAAACTTGTTATGTGCACTGATTATATATGTGaatataaataactaaaaaaaactagacAATAGAGGCCCAAAATGTGATTTCGGTGGTGTTGGGGGATCATTTTACCATGCTCGTCATTTTTGCATCTTTGGTGGAAAAAGGAAAAAGCCTTTAAGAggaattttgttgatttggcatacaacttcatGGCTTATTTGGAAGACAAGGAACACTCAAATTTTCAACTGAAAGGATACCAAAGTAGAAGAGGAGGTGAATTCCATTAAAAAGCTATCATGAGAATGGGTTCTTAAGAAATAAGTCAACTACGCTGTGTATTTATTATGAATGATTCAAGTTTCCTCTAGATTATACTTTGAggtaatttgtttttcttttggttggTCGTTGAGTTGATTCTCTTTTGAGAATGGTGAATACTACTTGCACTTCATCATATTCTTAAGAACCTCTTCTGCCTATCTCTTCTTTTTAGTAATAAGTTTGCTATTAAAAGTAAATTTACGAGTCTCACATATTTTTACTAGCAAGTTAAAATGAACACaaactttaaaaatgaaaataaaaaatatttttcacaaaGTAACTAATCCTAAATTGCTTGAATTTCGTATATATATGACCAATTGACCATCAATAATAGTGTAAGATGATTCAATAGTGGACTGTTTTTATCTGTCTTTGTAATATGTTAAGTTTGTCACAAGAATTAGAAACATGCTAAGTACTTACTAGTTACTAGGAGCAATAGAACTCGTTATTGTAGCTATGGATATAGTTGAATatcatgatgattgaatatgatTATGATGTATGAAATGTAGATGTaggttcaaacttcaaattaattaatgtagtttGAGGTTGAAGAGTCAAACTGTGGTGATCTAGTTCCCGTGTTTTGCGGAGTTGGCCCACCATGTCAAAGACATCTTCACACCATTAATCCGACTTGGTCTATCCTACATATGCCACGCAATAGAGTGTAATGAGAGCTGCTTCTTCGTCTTGTTGCTACTAATTAATATGATTAACTATGTGGTCAGCGCAACATTAATTAACTTAAACTTCTCATTCAAAATGGGAGTATATaatctaatttaatttaatccatGCTTCCCAACATGGTCGACATGCATGGTGGTGATTGGAGGGCAGTCTTTCCTAACGGTTATTGGAGGTTAGTCCTTTTGCTAAGTTTCATTTCACATTTCATATAGTTAAGAAAAATTGATAATATAAtcggaaatgttaactagtgcctcgTTAAGGACCTGAAAtggtaattttttataaaaatttgtgtaattaatgcattggaaattgaaaactttgacATAGCATGCTTAAAAAGTGCACcagagacactcgttaacaagaccctaatATAATtatgggtcatgctaacttgtgttcTAAGACATATGTTAAGTAACCTATTTGTctcgtgagcataactcagttgataggacaatgcattattatatgcaggggccgggttCGAACACCCCActaattcaccttataagatgaattctaACCATCAGACtatctgaaaaagaaaaaaaaacctattttaaTGCAAATATGTGCACGAAAAACATTGAAAAGTGGAGTTTGAATTTGAGCTTCAACATATGCAATGtatatctatattatttttttccgttatatatatatatatatcgttagatttcacttaaaaaaaaaatatcgttaGATTTGTGCTTGCAAGACTATTAGGGTGCGTTTGATAGTCAGGATAGGGAGAcaaaatatgatacattaaTCATATCCTATTTAAATTTCATGTTTGATGCACCTAAggaatatgataaaataaaccaTTTTCCTATCATATCCTAAGTTTCCTTTGTAATTTCTATCCTGAGTATAGGCTAGGTTAGAAATTATCATGATAGGATTATAAGAtcattccttatttattttatttttttacaagagatCATTCATTATTTATTATCTTGATATTCTGCCATTTTTAATTCTTAGGtatattgtaaaataattttttaaattacatttacgtttttatttgtaattatttatgtttttttcgcAAAGTTATTGATACTGCTATAAATAATCACTTTGTTTCTTTTTAGATGTCATTTGAAATTATACTCTCAAATTATGAAAATAgatttttgagaattttattatacccttatttgaatctatcaataaatttttagttttcttacatattttctttttaataaatttgattctcatatttacttttaaaacaaacaattacCACACACTCtgtttttttcaataaatccattttattttttttgcatatattttGTCTCTCCAATAAAATTGAAAGGTCCTATCTCTTCCCCACACAAAAATTTGtcaattaacaaaataaaataaaatttattccaacttaacaataatcaaattttaactcaatttttcatttaagaaatatttaatACTAGATTCGATAAAATTGTATTAGGTCATTATAcattaaagtaaaagaaaatatatatttggggaaCCGATCACGTGGAAAGAAAATCAATTAGGAACGTCGGTTGATTCATTTGTTTGAGGCCGACACGCCATCAATGTCTGCATGTGGAAGGCACGTGTTCAcccttttattttatcttatggCTCATCTTTAATTGGCTGtatcaactaattaattaatgtaagcAAACTTTTTATGCTAAAAAGAAAGCAAGCAAACTTTTAATTTTACATGTTCACAATGAATTttatattcattgtgattttatttGTAATTAGAGATATCCAATTCACATCTTTTTAATAACTAAATCATACTCCTATTCTTTTTCAACGgtaaatgatattcattaaaatataaagattaatgcaataaaatttgaCAATTTGTGTCGGAATATTTCTCCTTCAAGGATAAAAGTCAATATAAACTATCCAAATAACTTACATTGATACATAAATCATAAGTCAATATGTGTTTCTAGTTGAAACCTTACTCTTATCGATCGAGACAATATCTTTCACATATGGTCTTTGGCTAAGAGAAAAGAGAATCTAAAGTCTTTAAAACCATCATGTAAGTTACAAATCATTTATGTAGTTTGTGTTGATTCAAAACAACTATAGGTGGTTTTATAAATGATCGATTCAATCACATATTCGAAAGTCATTAAAATGTTTGATAGGAGGTTGATATTGACGACGACATCACACATTAACATTCTTTTGCAACGGAACCTCCACCAAATCAAGCGCGTTTGAGGCTTTCTAAAAATCATGTCAATAAACAACTTGAAACACTATACTACCTTCATCCTTGaatataagactcttttgtcaaaatcacggaAATTAAGAAAGTTCATAAATAGTATACTAGTAGTAATTAACAAGACACAACCAAGAGAAATGATACTATCTACGTTCCTTTTTatttgtcacattttgacattttacacaaaccaagacaatcaataaatgctgctacttttgatacaataatttttatttttactataataaccttatttatttaatatctcattacatatatttctctctccgcaataataaataagagtaatattagtaaaataacatttaatgttgcattgaactatGTAAAGTGATACTTAAATAGgaataaaaaattctttaaaagagacacttaaaatggaatggagggagtaatgaGTTTCTAAAGtacactttttaaaatttaaaatagtaaatgtttataaaaatatgttagTAATTGAAATGATTAACCTTGTAAATTTAAATGTTAGTAAGCACTTCATTTCAAAATATTGAACAATCTCTTTTATAGAcgataaaatatttgtttcgtTATCAAGTGTAGTATTGTCTCTTagttcatataaataaaatggcAGTTAAAAACTGATGAATGTAGTCTAAATTTTAGACCATATAGTATATCAACTTTTAAACTAATACATCCTTATGCTTATATTTCATCGTTAgtggaaaaaaaatagtgttttaCACTGCAAATAGAGAAAGGATATTTGTACAATaattttggtataatttttgtacaactttttctctcatactcacattatatttttattctctctcttctttttctttctccaatgtttttgaccaataaaaaaagagaacaaCAAAGTTGTCTCAAAGGTTGTACTAAAAtagttgtcaaaatatcactaCACTGAAATAATATGAGACAAACAATAAGTATCACAACTATCTAGagtatatactttttttaaacaagccaccaaatttctctttctctctgcaAGTCACtttcaatttagtccataactttattaattttttcaactgGTCTctatctttattaaaaaaaaatcaattaggtcattgtctttatatttttgtcatGTGACGAGAgatataattgataaatttttgacaaaaacaatgactaatttaaaatattaatagatttaatgattaatttgaGAGTGACTTATAAAGACATAGACGAATTGGTGATTtactcatatatttttttaaatgaaaaatattattagttAGTTAATAAATTACTATTTACCAACACTATTTGGTGGTTTACTCATATATCTTTCGAGTTtgaactcaaaagtcaaaacctCCAACTTTTTATCTCCAAGCTCAAACGTTACAAACAACATATCTAATCACTAGGCCATGCCATTTTGCTCCCTCGGTAATATTTTGCTTTGTGTTATCAAGACAAATAACTTCGAAGAGAAGTTGCTTTTGGAACCATGTTTCTCTAAAATCATAACCACGCTTCGGGAACTGAGAAAATTGAGAGTGTTGAAACCTGAAAGTGTAAGTAATACGTATTTGGTTTTCTGTTGGAAACATCTTCAAATCACATGAgtataatttctaaaatttataaaaacattttctattttattttaatttatgttaattttatttgataatcAGATGTAAGATATTCTTAATGTGAACCATTGTTTTCATTctctaaaattatttaaaatgtcaaaattatatttagaaATGCATCACAGTCCACCAAAACTCCTGCATACGTAAGGAGGTTTTCAGGATTTGAACATGTGACCTCTCAATCACATGACAACAATTTTACCGTTGCGTCAAAGCTTTCCCTTGTTCACTTCAAGAGTCTcttatcaaattaaaattttaaataaagattataattttttattttttttacaaaataaacagAGTAGTGAAATCGAATAGAAAAATACCTGagtaaaaagtttaaaataagttaaaagagaaacgacttgaaaaaaaagaagtttaacATAAGTTAAAAATGTGTGGTCCGTTAATTCTAATTATTGAGGACAAgaagtaagattttttttttccttaaaaaaaaaaaagaagtaaatttttttcccaaactcattttcttctccttcattcaccaaagaggggtgattttgatTTAGGGTTAActtttgatccaaaatcacccctctaactcattttcctcttttccttttattgaaataagtgatttttacatctatttcgttttttattttgtgattttgtcgttTTCGTGCGACCTTGTTTGTTTTCTTGTGTTTCTTTCAGGTATTTGATCGGTTCAGATTGTTAGATTAGCTTTgatccagtgcagatccaatcaatgactttgacgtcatccacgttgcagatccggaggcatggttattccggagatttgaatatagtcatatgtgttggcatttgtactttgccgttttatgctattaacatggatattgTGAGtctgttcacatattcatcctttttgtttttaacgaaTTTGCACcatatcgatgtactctatcaatttgaatgaatgaatatcatttgtttttgtcaaaaaaaaaaacttataaagaAACGACTCCAAAAAATAATTCACAATATTTGATTGAGTTAAGTGGTAAAGTATATCAGGCATGCACAGAcagaaaaatgaaagtaaacctatttgtaaactaaataataaaaagcAAATGTCTTCAAAGAAGAGGCATGCATATCTCCAAATGTCATATTCGATTTGCTATTCTACACGTAGTACTTCATAGCTTTACTATTCAAAAGGGTCCAATTGTTTGATCCTTTAGCATTGGAAGAATCTTAGCTGCACGTTGGTCAGACAAGTCAGAGTTCATTTGTCCCTGAACAAGATCCTAAAACAAGAGAAATTGGATATGTTTTTggttgacttatttgaacttatctccTACTAACATAAATTTTGCGAGAttgtttgaattaaaaaatgatttaacttaattttatctttttataaagaaataGCTTATAGATGAGAACTTATCAGTTTGTGTTATACAccgcaaataagttgtttattcaaaGAGGGCCCTAACcttggtgttttttatttgagaaaCTCAGCAATCATTTTCAGTTTGCCCATAACTGTGCTTTACAAAGAAGGCGGCAACAAGGTTAGGCTTCATGCATACATCGTATAATATAATACTTCCAATTGCATTATTAAAGGGAATAAAATTATTACATAAACACAAGAGCAACAGACAAAGCAATGGTGCTATCCAGCGTTGTCGTAGAATATGATGCACAAGCAATTTCTTGATATGGTGGTCAATATTTCTAATCAAAGATCCCATAAGttcaaaaatggaaataaacCACTAGATTTGGATATGCAATCATGTCTCAACTCTGAAGTATTTTATGTATTCTAGTTTCAAATTGTTGTGCTCGAGAATGACAGATATATTGGTTCGAGATTAGGTTAGATATGGTTGGTGCAAGAAGCATGCACCTGTAGGGGGAGGGTAATCTTGGTCTGGTTTCAAATCTGACTGTTTGATTTCCATGTTTCCTAGCCCTTCCAGTTGTTTGAACCCATGACATAATTTACAAAACATGCAATGAAACACCAAACCGCGGACACCGTGGTAATTTAACTACCTTACCAGTGGTAAGACATAGTAAAACTGCACATGATTAGTTAAAGTGATATCCCTCTTCAAATATCACATTTCTTGATCGATTATTAACAGTATAGTATACAAGGTTAACTGAACTAAACTAGATTTGCCTCTTCGCATTCTTTTCCATCCATTGCAaaaccaaattcaaaatttctctTGTAGCAATTATAAAATCTGTTTAAGAATAATGTTACAGAGGAGATGACATAGTGATAGTGGTCATGGCATTGCCATTTCTATCAAAGGGACAGTTACCACACAAGAGgaaatctaaaataaatttacatcagcacaagtgaagaaaaaaaaatgaggggTATATGatgggaaaaaaaaactattgtagCTAGTTCCTATCGGTTAAGAGGGGGCACCACCCTCTGGTGCAGCTGCCTCATCCTGTGGCAAACCTGAATCACTTTTTTTCTCCTCAGGATCTGAGTTATCCTCTGATGTATCAAGagatttttctgatttttcgtTGGAAGCTACAGGTCCATTGTCTGAAGAATCTATTGTGGTCTCACTCTCAACATGGCCCTGAGCATTATTTTGAGGATTGGATGGAtgatgagaggaagaagaggaggcTAACCCTTTGGAAAGGGTTTCAACATGGTCCTGCTGAGCATTATTTTGAGGATTGGATGgatgatgagatgaagaagaGACACCTAACCCTTTGGAAAGACACACATACTTGGAAACTAATCGTTTGTAATTCTTTAGCAGGTCTTCGACATCACTTACTGTAAGATCACCTACACTAGCAAACATATATGGAAACTCCCTGAAAACATCATTCAACTTATCCTCCTTAATTATCATACATGCCCCTTTATTCTCCAAATCTGAGAGTGATGGAACTTTTGCGATCGATGATTCACTTGCAAAAGTCACTTTCTTACTTTCTAATTTTGCATCAGATGATGGAGCTTTATTTTTGTCATGCTGTACATGATTTTGATAAGGTGAATTGGGATCTTGCGTATCAACTGAAAGCCCTGAAAGAAGAGCACGAGCAAATTCCATGTTTCTCTCAAACTCAGTTTCATCCATCGAAATGGCATTTGCATCAATGTTTGAGATGAAGGATTCGGCAGAGAGCATGTTTGTAAAATAATATGATGCTTCCCCAACCAAACGAGATTGGCGTCTAAACCTTTGTATGTACAGTAGATTTGAGTGCAGTTGTGGAGGGTTTGCCTGCATAGTATCACCAATAGAagacttttcttaaaaaaaactgaGATAACTTTATCCACATGAAAATGGCACCTAAAATAGAGTTTAGGAATATTTAGTTGCTCTCTGCATAGCTTTGATGCTATTCTTTCAACTAACATGTATAAAAGAGATGCTCCTAAATTCAATGATGCACTAAATCaatatatacatgtattttGAAGTCTCAGTCACATACGTAGGTCTCCATTTATCTAGTTTCATCACATTTTAGTttgaagcaaaaaataaaactaatttgaTAGCAAAATATTTCAAAGGAAAAGGTCATAAAACACCATGAGAAGTTCAAAAGACATTTTTTCAAAGCAAATAATGATGCAACAGACGTCACAcataaaatatatgcatatttgtGGGTAATATGGTTATGCTGTGATGAATGGACCAGTGTTTGCAAGATGATATTTCCGTTGAACATTGTCCTGTTGTACATATGTCACAAGAAACTTTGCATAAAAGTCACAGAATTGCAAACTTTATTTGTACAAGTGGAATTCATATACTGAAAAACAAAGCAAAGTGGCAAAGTAAAAGTATGGGAATGATAGGTGTAGCCCTACATATTCGTAAGTCCTACCCATAATTTATTAGAAAAGTGAAGGAagtaataaaaacatttttggaAACCAAATTAATTCTATACGACAAGTAcgtacatatatataatactccctcccACCCTCTTTATAGGACATCCTAACAAAAATCATGGGTCTTATATATATGGGATGTCCTATAAAGTGTATTAATAAGGGATATATTTGGAAAGAGTAATAAATGCATCTACAAATTTGTAGAGgctcttatatttagggacaaaacTTTAGACCATTGGAATAAAATGTTTTGTaaaaggtcttataattaggaacaGAGGGaatatataatgaaaaattgAGTTTGTACCTTTAGGGTAACATAGATTAGCACAGGAAGAAATTCATCAGCTCCAGGAGGATTATCTTTGGAAGCAAGAGAAGCATTAAGCAGCAAGTTACCAATAACCTTGCAACAGTTTAGAATACAAGTAAGTTTGTCTCTTGGTGCCTTGTACATGTTGATCTTCTGTAATTCTTTCTGAGCAAGCTGTCACCATAAGAATGAGAGAGAATATAAACTTTTAAGGGATGCAGGAAATATATAGATAACCATTAACAAgtcaaaattgtaatttttgttgGCCAAAGCCTTCATAAAAAAGACAACTCCGGAAGAATTTTTCTAGCACTTCTTCCCACAAATGGCAATCATTATTTACAAACTATTATTGTGGCTAATGAGAACCCAGTGGTGcatcaaattgaaaattgaatcaACTGATTCTTAGGAAAAGCTTggctaataaaaaatattacccATCCAACTTTAGAACAAACTGAATAACAATGTAAccaaaaaacattgaaatacATAGTACCCAAGAACCACTCAATTTAAATGCATTTGGAAAAAATGTTGACAGAAAACGAATGGTACCTATAATGTGTAACACGGAGAAAGCATGGATCATCACTTATCATGggctaaatttaaattataagaaAGAATAGGGTTTTTAATACTTATGTCCCATGTCAGAGAAAACATGTTAGTTGAGTAGGGCTTTTAGATTTTTAATTCAACTATGTATTTCTTAATAACTTTGGTCGCTAGTTAGTTGGCATTGGGAAACACCAAAAAGTATACAGTTGCATTTTTAAAACTGAACTAAAAGATGGGAGAAGAATTGAGCAGCATTTGAGTTCGATGTTGCTACATTGGATGACAATCCTAGCATTCATTGAACATAATTACACTTGGTGCTCCTTTTTTCTAATGATAAAATATTGTTATCGTTGGGAAACATAGTTGACATAATTTTATAGAGATAAGTAAATTAGTTTTGAATGTAGTTATATACTCACCAACCATGATGTTTCGTTCTGAAATGGTGGCTTGATGTCCAAATTTTCTGGTCGAATAAACTGTTGAATCAAAGCCATCTTCTCTGAAAGT
It encodes:
- the LOC11418024 gene encoding vacuolar protein sorting-associated protein 9A, whose translation is MENADASSGLHDFLERMRQPAAADFVKAIKSFIVSFSNHGPDPERDSDAVQDFLANMEAAFKAHPLWAGCSDDELESAGEGLEKYVMTKLFPRVFASVPDDVKLDEQLSEKMALIQQFIRPENLDIKPPFQNETSWLLAQKELQKINMYKAPRDKLTCILNCCKVIGNLLLNASLASKDNPPGADEFLPVLIYVTLKANPPQLHSNLLYIQRFRRQSRLVGEASYYFTNMLSAESFISNIDANAISMDETEFERNMEFARALLSGLSVDTQDPNSPYQNHVQHDKNKAPSSDAKLESKKVTFASESSIAKVPSLSDLENKGACMIIKEDKLNDVFREFPYMFASVGDLTVSDVEDLLKNYKRLVSKYVCLSKGLGVSSSSHHPSNPQNNAQQDHVETLSKGLASSSSSHHPSNPQNNAQGHVESETTIDSSDNGPVASNEKSEKSLDTSEDNSDPEEKKSDSGLPQDEAAAPEGGAPS